In the genome of Micrococcales bacterium, one region contains:
- a CDS encoding pyridoxamine 5'-phosphate oxidase family protein, protein MSNKRSEIAMTEQEIRSFLDDGGNIQIALNGPDGYPDITPMWYVVDGDRIWMRTYAKSQKVHNARRDPRCCALLETGARYLELQGVQITGDLGISEDVDRICWVAARLMVKYEGVDSAHLPALEAAYREKAPKQVAMSLPLAQVVSWDHRKLAQQ, encoded by the coding sequence ATGTCCAACAAGCGCAGCGAGATTGCCATGACCGAGCAGGAGATCCGGTCCTTCCTGGACGATGGCGGGAACATCCAGATCGCCCTCAACGGCCCGGATGGATACCCCGACATCACGCCCATGTGGTACGTGGTGGATGGCGACCGGATCTGGATGCGCACGTACGCCAAGAGCCAGAAGGTCCACAACGCCCGGCGGGACCCGCGGTGCTGCGCGCTGCTGGAGACCGGCGCGCGCTACCTCGAACTGCAGGGGGTGCAGATCACCGGCGACCTCGGGATCTCCGAGGACGTCGACCGGATCTGCTGGGTCGCAGCAAGGCTCATGGTCAAGTACGAAGGTGTCGACTCCGCGCACCTCCCGGCGCTCGAGGCCGCCTACCGCGAAAAGGCCCCCAAGCAGGTCGCCATGAGTCTGCCGCTGGCGCAGGTGGTCTCCTGGGACCACCGGAAACTGGCTCAGCAGTGA
- a CDS encoding lycopene cyclase domain-containing protein: MIYLAVLAGILLASTWLEIVVRTRVFRRWRRLLLTLAFTLVPLVVWDWYAIARGHWHFHRMTGLNLGILPVEELLFFIVVPIAGILSLEAVRAVRRWPAGDEQP, from the coding sequence GTGATCTACCTGGCGGTGCTGGCTGGGATCCTCCTGGCCAGCACCTGGTTGGAGATCGTCGTGCGCACCCGGGTGTTCCGGCGCTGGCGGCGGCTGCTGCTGACACTGGCCTTCACCCTGGTGCCGCTCGTGGTCTGGGACTGGTACGCGATCGCCCGGGGGCACTGGCACTTCCATCGCATGACCGGGCTGAACCTGGGGATCCTGCCCGTGGAGGAACTCCTGTTCTTCATCGTGGTGCCGATCGCCGGGATCCTGAGCCTGGAGGCAGTGCGGGCCGTGCGCCGGTGGCCGGCGGGGGACGAGCAGCCATGA
- the pknB gene encoding Stk1 family PASTA domain-containing Ser/Thr kinase, translating to MDRVVATGGMGTVFEGFDNRLERVVAVKVMNDDLVYEPGFTERFVTEARAAARLSDPHVVAVYDRGRTADAVYLVMEYVPGRTLRRELTFGGRVPVARALDILTAVLKGLQAAHSAGFVHGDIKPENVLLADRGDVKVTDFGLARAIEDGDHRASLLLGTAAYLAPEQASDRTPDPRSDLYSTGILLFEMLTGHVPFRADTPDDVLALHQTQTVPDPSTFVEVDRGIDALCRKATARNPADRYQSATEMLIAVSGLRREADPHAPAPVRRDAAPVVAAAPAMVIPDTLVVQADPVGPPPMPVVEKEAPDTTPPSPAVAVVGPPPPPVATTPPPRHRRRGRFLGLLLVMVLAGVVGYFAWQLGTTQTMDTPKLVGLTRSEALATLNEVGLTMRVTDEQYSEKREAGTIISSDPSAGEKVAADGTVSVVLSKGPERYRVPKVRGMDQASAGKALEAVNLKPGQVLQDYSRKVPAGMVIRTKPAAGTPLKRDTTVALTISLGPEPVVVPDVRNMTVSQAQATLIGGGLKPRTVERFDENVPFGQIIGTDPTSGTTAYRGDKVRVYVSKGSQYIPVPSVVGMDTESARATLEDAGFEVQTQEQFGVTIANRVISQDPGGGSPATRGALVTLTIT from the coding sequence GTGGACCGCGTGGTCGCCACCGGCGGGATGGGCACCGTCTTCGAGGGCTTCGACAACCGGCTCGAGCGGGTTGTCGCCGTCAAGGTGATGAACGACGATCTCGTCTACGAACCCGGATTCACTGAGCGGTTCGTCACCGAGGCGCGCGCTGCCGCACGACTATCGGATCCCCACGTGGTGGCCGTTTACGACCGCGGGCGCACCGCCGACGCGGTCTACCTGGTGATGGAATACGTGCCCGGGCGCACGCTGCGCCGGGAGCTCACCTTCGGAGGCCGGGTGCCGGTGGCCCGCGCCCTGGACATCCTCACCGCGGTGCTCAAGGGTCTGCAGGCGGCCCACTCGGCTGGATTCGTGCACGGCGACATCAAGCCGGAGAACGTGCTGCTCGCCGATCGTGGTGACGTCAAAGTCACCGACTTCGGGCTGGCCCGCGCCATTGAGGACGGCGACCACCGCGCGTCATTGCTGCTCGGAACCGCCGCCTACCTGGCCCCTGAGCAGGCGTCCGACCGTACCCCGGATCCACGCAGTGACCTGTACAGCACCGGCATCTTGCTGTTCGAGATGCTCACCGGCCACGTGCCTTTCCGTGCCGACACCCCCGATGACGTGCTCGCCCTGCACCAGACGCAGACGGTCCCCGATCCCAGCACCTTCGTGGAAGTCGACCGCGGCATCGACGCATTGTGCCGCAAGGCGACCGCCAGGAACCCCGCCGACCGCTACCAGAGTGCCACCGAGATGCTCATCGCCGTGTCCGGTCTGCGCCGGGAGGCCGACCCGCACGCCCCCGCCCCCGTACGCCGCGACGCAGCACCTGTCGTGGCCGCAGCGCCGGCCATGGTGATCCCCGACACCCTGGTGGTGCAGGCCGACCCGGTCGGGCCACCCCCCATGCCAGTCGTCGAGAAGGAGGCGCCCGACACGACTCCCCCGAGTCCGGCGGTCGCGGTGGTCGGGCCGCCGCCACCTCCGGTCGCCACGACGCCACCCCCGCGGCACCGCCGCCGCGGGCGTTTCCTGGGCCTGTTGCTGGTCATGGTGCTGGCCGGCGTTGTCGGCTACTTCGCGTGGCAACTGGGCACCACCCAGACCATGGACACCCCGAAACTGGTGGGCCTGACCCGCAGCGAGGCACTGGCGACCCTGAACGAGGTCGGGCTGACCATGCGCGTCACGGATGAGCAGTATTCCGAGAAGCGCGAGGCCGGCACGATCATCAGCAGTGATCCGTCCGCGGGCGAGAAGGTGGCAGCCGACGGGACCGTTTCCGTGGTGCTGTCCAAGGGCCCCGAGCGCTACCGAGTGCCCAAGGTGCGAGGCATGGACCAGGCCTCCGCCGGCAAGGCCCTCGAGGCGGTGAACCTCAAACCCGGGCAGGTCCTGCAGGACTACAGCCGGAAGGTGCCCGCCGGCATGGTGATCCGCACCAAACCCGCGGCCGGTACGCCGCTCAAGCGGGATACCACGGTGGCCTTGACGATCTCGCTGGGCCCCGAGCCGGTCGTGGTCCCGGATGTCCGGAACATGACCGTCTCGCAGGCTCAGGCGACCCTGATCGGCGGCGGGTTGAAGCCCCGGACGGTGGAGCGGTTCGATGAGAACGTGCCGTTCGGCCAGATCATCGGCACCGACCCGACCAGTGGCACCACTGCCTACCGCGGGGACAAGGTGCGGGTCTACGTCTCGAAGGGCTCGCAGTACATCCCCGTCCCCAGCGTCGTAGGGATGGACACCGAATCGGCGCGTGCCACGCTCGAGGACGCCGGTTTCGAGGTGCAGACCCAGGAGCAGTTCGGCGTGACGATCGCCAACAGGGTCATCTCCCAGGACCCGGGGGGCGGATCGCCGGCCACACGCGGAGCGCTGGTGACGCTGACGATCACCTGA